The Pecten maximus chromosome 11, xPecMax1.1, whole genome shotgun sequence genome has a segment encoding these proteins:
- the LOC117338138 gene encoding uncharacterized protein LOC117338138 isoform X2, with the protein MKFTLVFPDKKRKTIRLGERQAVTSLLKYLPNGTFITHPRRSTKVRAHKRRLLSKTFSDGDVLKVAYNVHNSVRRLRRGLPATTDKCMITLSTGSKRAEMPCGHAITPQALYDFCWNELKNGKTEIKCPFVYDYKSGACGSIWSIADIQRYANMNKKEKKSMEDKAFANKMKMTNQEIPDINTMVSLLHNSPKTTIYNVSCPLRRACPKCYSIIEYVGGCKTMTCKYPGCGFIFCFRCLTENSSCKYDCTSVPTQFTLL; encoded by the exons ATGAAATTTACTCTCGTTTTTCCGGATAAAAAGAGGAAAACAATTCGACTTGGTGAG AGACAGGCGGTGACGTCCCTTTTGAAATATCTACCAAATGGGACATTCATCACACACCCACGTCGAAGCACGAAAGTTCGCGCCCACAAACGTCGTCTACTGAGCAAGACTTTTAGCGACGGCGATGTCCTCAAAGTTGCATACAACGTGCATAACTCCGTTCGACGCCTGCGACGAGGTTTACCGGCGACGACTGACAAATGTATGATCACGTTGTCTACAGGTTCGAAACGGGCGGAAATGCCGTGTGGACACGCCATCA CTCCGCAGGCACTTTATGACTTTTGTTGGAATGAGCTGAAAAATGGAAAGACAGAAATAAAGTGCCCGTTTGTTTACGACTACAAAAGCGGTGCATGTGGTTCAATTTGGAGTATCGCGGATATCCAACGATACGCGAATATgaataagaaagaaaagaagTCAATGGAAGACAAAGCATTCGCAAATAAAATGAAGATGACAAATCAAGAAATCCCGGACATCAACACGATGGTGTCGCTTCTCCATAACTCTCCCAAGACAACAATCTACAACGTTTCCTGCCCATTGCGTCGCGCATGCCCAAAGTGTTATAGTATAATCGAGTACGTCGGCGGCTGCAAAACTATGACCTGCAAATATCCTGGCTGtggttttatattttgtttcagatGTCTTACTGAGAATTCATCTTGTAAATATGATTGTACAAGTGTTCCAACACAGTTTACTTTATTGTAA
- the LOC117338138 gene encoding uncharacterized protein LOC117338138 isoform X3: MQRQAVTSLLKYLPNGTFITHPRRSTKVRAHKRRLLSKTFSDGDVLKVAYNVHNSVRRLRRGLPATTDKCMITLSTGSKRAEMPCGHAITPQALYDFCWNELKNGKTEIKCPFVYDYKSGACGSIWSIADIQRYANMNKKEKKSMEDKAFANKMKMTNQEIPDINTMVSLLHNSPKTTIYNVSCPLRRACPKCYSIIEYVGGCKTMTCKYPGCGFIFCFRCLTENSSCKYDCTSVPTQFTLL, translated from the exons ATGCAG AGACAGGCGGTGACGTCCCTTTTGAAATATCTACCAAATGGGACATTCATCACACACCCACGTCGAAGCACGAAAGTTCGCGCCCACAAACGTCGTCTACTGAGCAAGACTTTTAGCGACGGCGATGTCCTCAAAGTTGCATACAACGTGCATAACTCCGTTCGACGCCTGCGACGAGGTTTACCGGCGACGACTGACAAATGTATGATCACGTTGTCTACAGGTTCGAAACGGGCGGAAATGCCGTGTGGACACGCCATCA CTCCGCAGGCACTTTATGACTTTTGTTGGAATGAGCTGAAAAATGGAAAGACAGAAATAAAGTGCCCGTTTGTTTACGACTACAAAAGCGGTGCATGTGGTTCAATTTGGAGTATCGCGGATATCCAACGATACGCGAATATgaataagaaagaaaagaagTCAATGGAAGACAAAGCATTCGCAAATAAAATGAAGATGACAAATCAAGAAATCCCGGACATCAACACGATGGTGTCGCTTCTCCATAACTCTCCCAAGACAACAATCTACAACGTTTCCTGCCCATTGCGTCGCGCATGCCCAAAGTGTTATAGTATAATCGAGTACGTCGGCGGCTGCAAAACTATGACCTGCAAATATCCTGGCTGtggttttatattttgtttcagatGTCTTACTGAGAATTCATCTTGTAAATATGATTGTACAAGTGTTCCAACACAGTTTACTTTATTGTAA
- the LOC117338306 gene encoding uncharacterized protein LOC117338306, which translates to MKITVIHPDLKRSQIRLSERKTTKVTTLFKHLPLGATIKGLGKKVDVGKDCLLHEIFNHGDVIEAMYTPKRARVLRLSRRVNESPDPCMITLDTTDQRAKMPCGHSITPQALFDYCWHELEKGSSKITCPYVTESNGDRCEYRWRSDVIIRYASMNTTEQMVFRKRLDINRIKQQELESSNVLPDDVIISHLHNSPKLPHYGNVLKCRACPKCWSIIEHVSGCLSMTCQYPSCNFRFCFRCLDEYSNEYNHNSCRVAPLQFLDTNVKPC; encoded by the exons ATGAAAATAACTGTCATCCATCCCGATTTAAAGCGAAGTCAAATTCGACTTAGTGAG AGAAAAACGACTAAAGTAACGACCTTGTTCAAACATCTTCCGCTTGGTGCAACTATCAAAGGGCTGGGAAAGAAGGTTGACGTCGGCAAAGACTGTTTGCTTCATGAAATTTTCAATCATGGCGACGTTATTGAAGCGATGTACACACCAAAAAGGGCACGTGTGCTAAGGCTGTCAAGACGGGTGAACGAATCACCTGACCCGTGCATGATCACACTGGACACGACTGACCAAAGGGCCAAAATGCCATGTGGACATTCCATCA CACCACAGGCGTTGTTTGACTACTGCTGGCATGAACTGGAGAAGGGAAGTTCCAAAATCACGTGTCCATACGTCACAGAATCCAACGGAGACAGGTGTGAATATAGGTGGCGCTCGGACGTTATTATTCGTTATGCCTCCATGAATACAACAGAACAGATGGTATTTAGAAAAAGGCTCGACATAAACAGAATAAAACAGCAGGAACTAGAATCATCAAATGTGTTacctgatgacgtcatcatttcacatctccataacTCACCAAAGTTACCACATTATGGTAATGTTCTGAAGTGCCGGGCATGTCCCAAATGCTGGAGTATAATTGAACACGTGTCCGGATGTTTGTCAATGACTTGCCAATATCCTTCTTGTAACTTCCGGTTTTGCTTTAGATGTCTTGATGAATACTCAAATGAGTACAATCACAATTCATGTCGGGTTGCTCCTTTACAGTTTTTAGACACAAATGTAAAACCATGCTGA